One Antiquaquibacter oligotrophicus genomic region harbors:
- a CDS encoding dolichyl-phosphate-mannose--protein mannosyltransferase — translation MTERAAFDEIVDAPPPAESPLRRVGSRLDDWWLRRSPAAQRAVRWAAPTLALLIAAVARLWNLGHPSELVFDETFYVKDAWTLANLGYEAQWPADADTAFNSGDADGFLRDPAFIVHPPLGKWIISLGMLVLGPENPIAWRLSTALVGIAAVVLLMVVAHVLFRSIALTSIAGFLMAIEGNAIVMSRVALLDNSVMFLAFLGVLFVLLDRRWSRVRLSAWIAAREKRDKSTDWGPALWWRPWLIAAGAAFGAAAAVKWSGLYFLAGFAIYTLVVDAIARRNAGIQLWGSGTAFKQAPVTFVLMVPIAVAVYLASWIGWFTSDGGYDRHWAESDGNAWTGGLSWVPLSLQSLWHFEVSVYNYHVGENRGHGYEANPLTWLLLIRPTSMWYQGANGGELGCDYDVCGASVTGIANPVIWWAATAAVLYLAYRLVRYREWKVGFILMGMAAGYLPWLLYLGRTVFQFYSIAFEPYMLLALTFVIGLILGSPDDDRDRRTSGLGIVAVFLGVALLVSIFFWPLWTGMQLNYDYLRLHWWLVTWR, via the coding sequence GTGACCGAGCGTGCCGCCTTCGATGAGATCGTCGATGCTCCGCCACCGGCCGAAAGCCCACTGCGTCGCGTCGGCTCGCGACTGGACGATTGGTGGCTGCGCAGGTCTCCCGCGGCTCAGCGCGCGGTGCGGTGGGCCGCGCCCACGCTGGCTCTGCTCATCGCCGCGGTCGCGCGCCTGTGGAACCTCGGGCATCCGTCGGAGCTCGTCTTCGACGAGACCTTCTATGTGAAGGATGCCTGGACCCTCGCCAACCTCGGTTACGAAGCCCAGTGGCCGGCCGATGCCGACACCGCCTTCAACTCGGGAGACGCCGACGGGTTCCTTCGCGACCCGGCATTTATCGTGCATCCGCCGCTCGGCAAATGGATCATCAGCCTCGGGATGCTCGTGCTCGGGCCGGAGAACCCGATCGCGTGGCGGTTGTCGACCGCGCTCGTCGGGATAGCCGCCGTGGTGTTGCTCATGGTTGTGGCTCACGTGCTGTTCCGCTCGATTGCGCTCACGTCGATCGCGGGCTTCCTGATGGCCATCGAAGGCAATGCGATCGTGATGAGTCGCGTAGCACTGCTCGACAACTCGGTGATGTTTCTTGCCTTCCTGGGTGTGCTCTTCGTGCTACTCGATCGACGATGGAGTCGAGTCCGCCTGAGTGCGTGGATTGCCGCCAGGGAAAAGCGAGACAAGAGCACCGACTGGGGTCCGGCACTGTGGTGGCGCCCCTGGCTCATCGCCGCCGGTGCCGCGTTCGGCGCTGCGGCCGCTGTCAAGTGGAGTGGGCTCTACTTTTTGGCAGGCTTCGCCATCTACACACTCGTGGTCGATGCCATCGCGAGGCGCAACGCCGGCATCCAGTTGTGGGGTTCCGGAACCGCGTTCAAGCAGGCACCGGTCACGTTCGTGCTCATGGTCCCGATTGCAGTCGCGGTCTACCTCGCGAGCTGGATCGGATGGTTCACGAGCGACGGTGGTTACGACCGGCACTGGGCGGAGAGTGACGGCAACGCCTGGACGGGAGGCCTCTCGTGGGTTCCCCTGAGTCTGCAAAGTCTCTGGCACTTCGAGGTGTCGGTGTACAACTATCACGTCGGTGAGAACCGGGGGCACGGGTACGAGGCCAACCCGCTGACATGGTTACTCCTCATCCGACCGACGAGCATGTGGTACCAGGGTGCCAACGGCGGCGAACTCGGCTGCGACTACGACGTCTGCGGGGCATCCGTCACGGGTATAGCGAACCCCGTGATCTGGTGGGCGGCGACCGCCGCTGTGCTCTACCTCGCCTACCGTCTGGTGCGGTATCGCGAGTGGAAGGTCGGTTTCATCCTCATGGGGATGGCAGCCGGATACCTCCCGTGGTTGCTGTACCTCGGCCGCACGGTGTTCCAGTTCTACTCGATCGCCTTCGAGCCCTACATGCTGCTCGCCCTGACCTTTGTGATCGGGCTCATCCTGGGTTCCCCCGATGACGATCGAGACCGAAGAACGAGTGGGCTCGGTATCGTCGCCGTCTTCCTCGGAGTTGCGCTGCTCGTGAGTATCTTCTTCTGGCCGCTGTGGACGGGGATGCAGCTGAACTACGACTACCTCCGACTCCACTGGTGGCTTGTTACCTGGAGGTAA
- a CDS encoding Ig-like domain-containing protein, with product MARSRIAAGATALALIGASVFGGAIAASAYTPTAPTLSWPIVGDGTPSVTTVSDGPSFDGVMQHVDGGSETTIVYRSDNEGISWSEYCYASKDYIAEADPASPWSCAAETILTPGTHYFRAATVDNNTGDTSAFSPTVSYTIGGTQAASILSPAPGTVTTDATPIFEGYGPQLGTVSVVRDGTEVLCSAEATLPDGYWQCESSVPLTGYSEEPLAWSISYPITATATDIVGAPVASSPEQALEVAIPDAPSLYQEANPWYTTTALPSITGEIPANTTRFLVWIWTETGGGGATAVPLCEMPVSLDGGVYTCDPTTNTSYASLELGVNELRGSVLNEAGDSSLIGDPIYITLVAQPVVTSPGPGTLVYTSDSTPTFSGTADPLGSTVAIESLEDNLCVSDVSEGTWECTPASDLSDGPYPYVARLSLPGEGGESVTSIEHTVVVDTEALPPVVTTSGTLEAPYPTFTGTGEPGAEVTLYLDDAPVTCQDPAIVGDDTAWSCTPSTPIAPGVYDVTTTQRDRALNVSTLPSSPQATVTVANPPGPSAPTIVSPSSGVVYWNQLGVFGEVEASGGGAVRIDVTAVGALGSTTCSEVVEPASEGPTNWGCYLDLIPDTYSISAVASLEGVPGTESSSSAPVSVTYVGELPKPSVTYTLGPASVAFDAEGVPTGDLQVGWYEVTPGGGGEGEGEGGPGFVLLDDCGTGGEGGGGEGEGALLASAPAFAAAEAQCGPYSDLKPGIYNAYVTQYAGGESFSSTDDYIAIPPAPTLGASTTSGTTATFSGTGAVGGYTVAVQRADGAPICVGTVTDAGEWSCTTTLPAGTATYRAVQQATGFEFEFSEWTVDASIAGYSAYSESVTVTAVVPTPPVDPTPDPPAPPVPSPVPSSTPTPTPTPTPTPTVTTPPPAAASMFSFTLSSTRFAPGETTTLTGNGAPPLAQIDAELHSTPVHLGSTTAADDGRFSLTVTVPLDVEPGEHEIVLIVTPAGGEPMQLAKGVTITDPPRAQGQVDPNALTSDTESDAAAVADRNDPAAPSALTGSLKTVATVFDNPILLGGAALAGLALLLLVALPAELLNSTISENYGRITRGIPTRRVAWWDQFRNWLKVTPVLGGILITFVTAFIFGFVDPRFGFDLTSLRTVLAVGLALLVVGYIASALSGAIIRRTLGLATAVELKPLGIVLAIVGVVLSRLLDFAPGFLIGLVLGLSVIGMTSAAQRAKAALIHASVVFGLAVVAWIGYSILTAGGPPDTFASALTVDTLVAVTAEGLTALFVGMLPFRLLNGSNVFEFSKPLWLVSYIVAAAAFVLIVIPSSWGELSGPVTNWLIVLGSFAVVALAIYFYFRLTDKDDDGDDASTTERADAEAIEL from the coding sequence ATGGCTCGATCACGCATTGCCGCAGGCGCCACCGCGCTCGCGCTCATCGGCGCGTCCGTCTTCGGCGGAGCGATTGCCGCGTCGGCCTACACGCCGACCGCCCCGACGCTGTCGTGGCCCATCGTTGGGGATGGAACCCCGTCCGTTACGACCGTGAGTGACGGGCCCTCGTTCGATGGCGTGATGCAGCACGTCGACGGTGGCAGCGAAACCACGATCGTCTATCGCTCCGACAACGAGGGCATCAGCTGGTCGGAGTATTGCTACGCCTCGAAGGATTACATCGCGGAAGCCGACCCGGCCTCGCCATGGTCGTGCGCCGCCGAGACGATCCTCACCCCCGGCACGCACTACTTCAGGGCCGCCACCGTGGACAACAACACGGGTGATACGAGCGCGTTCAGTCCCACCGTGAGCTACACGATCGGCGGGACTCAGGCGGCGAGCATCCTGTCACCGGCGCCCGGCACCGTGACAACGGATGCCACGCCGATCTTCGAGGGATACGGCCCGCAACTCGGCACCGTGTCCGTCGTGCGAGACGGCACAGAGGTGCTGTGTTCGGCCGAGGCCACACTTCCCGACGGGTATTGGCAGTGCGAGTCGTCGGTTCCCCTTACCGGTTACTCCGAGGAGCCGCTTGCCTGGAGCATCAGCTACCCGATCACGGCGACAGCCACTGACATCGTCGGGGCGCCGGTCGCCAGCTCGCCGGAGCAGGCTCTCGAGGTCGCGATTCCGGATGCCCCGAGCCTCTACCAAGAGGCCAACCCCTGGTACACGACCACCGCGCTGCCGTCCATCACGGGCGAGATCCCGGCGAACACCACACGGTTCCTGGTCTGGATCTGGACGGAGACCGGGGGCGGTGGCGCCACCGCCGTGCCGCTCTGCGAAATGCCCGTGTCGCTCGACGGTGGCGTGTACACATGCGACCCGACAACAAACACCTCGTACGCATCGCTCGAACTCGGCGTGAATGAACTGCGCGGGTCGGTGCTCAATGAGGCCGGCGATTCGAGTCTGATCGGTGACCCGATCTACATCACCCTTGTGGCGCAGCCCGTCGTGACCTCCCCGGGGCCCGGCACGCTCGTCTACACAAGCGACAGCACCCCGACGTTCTCCGGAACGGCAGACCCCCTGGGTTCGACAGTCGCCATCGAGTCGCTCGAGGACAACCTCTGTGTGTCCGACGTGTCCGAGGGGACATGGGAATGCACTCCGGCAAGCGACCTGAGCGACGGCCCGTACCCTTACGTCGCGCGGCTCTCGCTGCCGGGCGAGGGCGGCGAGTCTGTGACATCCATCGAGCACACCGTGGTCGTCGACACCGAGGCCCTTCCGCCCGTCGTGACAACGAGCGGAACTCTCGAGGCTCCCTACCCGACGTTTACGGGCACGGGCGAGCCCGGTGCCGAAGTCACTCTCTACCTCGACGACGCACCCGTCACCTGTCAGGATCCCGCGATCGTCGGCGACGACACGGCGTGGTCGTGCACACCATCGACTCCAATTGCCCCCGGTGTCTACGACGTGACGACCACACAGCGTGACCGTGCCCTCAATGTCTCAACACTTCCGAGCTCGCCCCAGGCGACCGTGACAGTTGCCAACCCGCCCGGCCCATCGGCTCCTACGATCGTCTCGCCCTCGTCCGGGGTCGTGTACTGGAACCAGCTCGGCGTCTTCGGCGAGGTCGAGGCAAGCGGGGGCGGCGCCGTGCGAATCGACGTCACTGCAGTCGGAGCGTTGGGCAGCACAACGTGCTCTGAGGTCGTCGAACCCGCGAGTGAGGGTCCCACCAACTGGGGCTGCTACCTCGACCTCATTCCCGACACGTACTCGATCTCGGCGGTGGCCTCCCTCGAGGGTGTGCCCGGCACCGAGAGCTCCTCGAGCGCACCTGTCAGCGTCACCTACGTTGGGGAGCTGCCGAAGCCCTCGGTTACCTATACGCTCGGCCCGGCATCCGTCGCCTTCGATGCCGAGGGTGTTCCTACCGGCGACCTGCAGGTCGGCTGGTACGAGGTCACGCCAGGAGGGGGCGGCGAAGGTGAAGGCGAAGGCGGACCCGGGTTTGTTCTACTCGACGACTGCGGCACGGGTGGCGAAGGCGGCGGCGGCGAAGGCGAAGGCGCCCTCCTCGCGTCGGCCCCGGCGTTTGCCGCCGCTGAAGCACAGTGCGGACCGTACTCCGATCTGAAACCCGGCATCTACAACGCCTACGTCACCCAATACGCCGGCGGCGAGAGCTTCTCGTCGACTGACGATTACATCGCCATCCCACCGGCGCCAACTCTCGGGGCCAGTACGACCTCGGGAACAACTGCGACGTTCTCGGGAACGGGAGCTGTCGGCGGCTACACCGTTGCCGTACAGCGCGCCGACGGTGCTCCGATCTGCGTCGGTACCGTCACGGATGCGGGTGAATGGTCGTGCACCACGACCCTTCCCGCGGGGACCGCGACGTATCGCGCGGTTCAGCAAGCGACCGGATTCGAGTTCGAGTTCAGCGAATGGACTGTCGATGCATCGATCGCCGGATACTCCGCCTACAGCGAGTCCGTGACCGTGACGGCGGTGGTGCCGACCCCGCCCGTCGACCCCACTCCCGACCCTCCGGCTCCGCCCGTGCCAAGTCCTGTCCCGTCCTCAACACCAACACCAACACCGACCCCCACACCGACGCCGACCGTGACGACTCCGCCGCCCGCCGCGGCCTCGATGTTCAGCTTCACTCTCAGTTCGACTCGTTTCGCCCCGGGCGAGACGACGACCCTCACGGGTAATGGCGCTCCGCCCCTGGCGCAGATCGACGCGGAACTGCATTCGACCCCCGTCCACCTCGGTTCGACGACGGCGGCGGATGACGGGAGGTTCTCGCTCACGGTCACCGTTCCGCTGGACGTGGAGCCGGGCGAACACGAGATCGTGCTCATCGTGACTCCCGCCGGTGGTGAGCCGATGCAGCTCGCCAAGGGGGTCACGATTACCGACCCACCCCGAGCGCAGGGGCAGGTCGACCCGAACGCCCTCACGAGCGACACGGAATCGGATGCCGCCGCCGTCGCCGACCGCAACGACCCCGCGGCGCCTAGCGCTCTCACGGGCTCCCTCAAGACGGTCGCGACCGTGTTCGACAACCCGATCCTGCTCGGAGGTGCCGCGCTCGCCGGCCTTGCCCTGCTTCTGCTCGTGGCACTGCCAGCCGAACTGCTCAACAGCACCATCTCGGAGAACTACGGACGAATCACGCGCGGAATACCCACGCGGCGGGTGGCCTGGTGGGATCAGTTCCGCAACTGGCTGAAAGTGACACCCGTGCTCGGGGGCATCCTCATCACCTTCGTCACTGCCTTCATCTTTGGATTCGTCGATCCTCGTTTCGGGTTCGACCTCACCTCGCTGCGCACCGTGCTCGCTGTCGGTCTCGCCCTCCTCGTGGTGGGCTACATCGCGAGCGCCCTCAGCGGTGCAATCATTCGGCGCACTCTCGGCCTCGCCACGGCGGTGGAACTGAAGCCGCTGGGGATCGTCCTGGCCATCGTCGGTGTCGTGCTGTCGAGGCTTCTCGATTTCGCACCGGGCTTCCTCATCGGACTCGTTCTCGGCCTCTCGGTCATCGGTATGACCTCAGCCGCCCAGCGCGCGAAGGCCGCACTCATTCACGCAAGTGTGGTGTTCGGGCTCGCGGTGGTGGCGTGGATCGGATACAGCATCCTCACCGCCGGCGGCCCGCCCGACACCTTCGCGAGCGCGCTCACCGTCGATACCCTGGTCGCCGTCACCGCGGAGGGGCTCACGGCTCTCTTCGTCGGCATGCTGCCGTTCCGATTGCTCAACGGGTCGAACGTGTTCGAGTTCTCGAAGCCGCTGTGGCTGGTGAGCTACATCGTGGCTGCTGCCGCGTTCGTGCTCATCGTCATCCCGTCGTCGTGGGGTGAACTGAGCGGCCCCGTGACGAACTGGCTCATCGTTCTCGGCAGCTTCGCCGTTGTGGCTCTCGCCATCTACTTCTACTTCAGGCTCACCGACAAAGACGACGATGGTGACGATGCCTCCACGACGGAGCGAGCGGACGCCGAAGCGATCGAACTCTGA
- a CDS encoding O-acetylhomoserine aminocarboxypropyltransferase/cysteine synthase family protein has product MADREYGFRTRAIHAGNIPDDVTGARALPIYQSSAFVFDDTADAAARFALQKYGNIYSRVANPTVASFEERVASLEGGLGAVATASGLGAQFITFASLAGAGDHVVSSANLYGGTITQLDITLRRFGVETTFVRSADPADYAAAITDKTKFIFAETIANPSGEIADIEGLAEVAHAHDLPLIIDSTVATPYLNRPIEWGADVVVHSATKFLGGAGTTLGGVVVESGRFHWANERFPLFDQPVPSYGGLNWHGNFGEYAFLTRLRAEQLRDIGPVLAPHSAWLLAQGVETLPFRMQAHVDNARIVAEWLKADPRVDFVNWAGLPDHPHFDRAAKYLPKGPGSVFSFGVKGGRAAGQTFIENVNLASHLANIGDAKTLVIHPASTTHAQLTEQQLIDAGVLPGVVRISVGIEDPEDIVDDLDQALSAATKG; this is encoded by the coding sequence ATGGCAGATCGCGAGTACGGATTCCGCACCAGAGCAATCCACGCAGGCAATATTCCGGATGACGTGACGGGCGCGCGAGCTCTCCCGATCTACCAGTCGAGCGCATTCGTCTTCGACGACACCGCGGATGCCGCGGCGCGCTTCGCACTGCAGAAGTACGGCAACATCTACTCGCGTGTGGCCAACCCCACGGTCGCGAGTTTCGAGGAGCGCGTCGCATCCCTCGAGGGCGGACTCGGCGCTGTCGCAACCGCGAGTGGACTGGGCGCTCAGTTCATCACCTTCGCCTCGCTCGCGGGGGCGGGTGATCACGTCGTCTCGTCCGCCAACCTCTACGGCGGCACGATCACGCAGCTCGACATCACCCTTCGCCGGTTCGGCGTCGAGACCACGTTCGTGCGCTCGGCCGACCCGGCGGACTACGCTGCGGCGATCACCGACAAAACGAAGTTCATCTTCGCGGAGACCATCGCGAACCCGTCCGGTGAGATCGCGGACATCGAGGGACTGGCCGAGGTGGCACATGCCCACGACCTGCCTCTCATCATTGACTCCACGGTGGCGACCCCCTACCTCAATCGGCCTATCGAGTGGGGCGCAGACGTCGTCGTGCACTCCGCCACCAAGTTCCTCGGCGGGGCGGGAACGACCCTCGGTGGTGTGGTCGTCGAGTCCGGCCGTTTCCACTGGGCAAATGAGCGCTTCCCGCTGTTTGACCAGCCGGTGCCGTCCTACGGTGGCCTCAACTGGCACGGCAATTTCGGCGAGTACGCGTTCCTCACGCGACTGCGCGCCGAGCAGCTGCGTGACATCGGCCCCGTGCTCGCCCCGCACTCCGCCTGGCTTCTCGCCCAGGGTGTGGAAACGCTGCCGTTCCGCATGCAGGCACACGTTGACAACGCCCGCATCGTCGCCGAGTGGCTGAAGGCCGACCCACGTGTCGACTTCGTCAACTGGGCGGGCCTCCCCGACCACCCCCACTTTGATCGCGCCGCGAAGTACCTGCCCAAGGGCCCGGGCTCGGTGTTCTCGTTCGGAGTCAAGGGCGGCCGTGCGGCCGGCCAGACGTTCATCGAGAACGTCAACCTCGCAAGCCACCTCGCCAACATCGGCGACGCGAAGACCCTCGTCATCCACCCCGCGTCTACGACGCACGCCCAGCTCACCGAGCAACAGCTGATCGACGCGGGAGTCCTGCCGGGTGTCGTGCGCATCAGCGTGGGAATAGAAGACCCCGAAGACATCGTTGATGACCTTGACCAGGCGCTGAGCGCTGCAACGAAGGGCTGA
- a CDS encoding CoA-binding protein encodes MTIATDAATETVTTQLANGLTCDIPASSPLAKLLKSQRTWVGPTAKERLGILRAAKSIAIVGASPNPARSSYFVGTYLLQSSDYDVYFVNPNADEILGHKAYPDLASLPVVPDIVDVFRKASDIPSVMDDALAIGAKTVWVQLGIWNQEAAEYGESKGLTVVMDRCIKVEHARFHGGLHLLGFDTGVITARKTVR; translated from the coding sequence ATGACCATTGCGACGGATGCTGCGACCGAGACGGTCACGACGCAGCTGGCCAACGGGCTCACGTGTGACATCCCGGCGAGCTCGCCGTTGGCGAAGCTCCTGAAGTCTCAGCGAACGTGGGTTGGACCGACGGCCAAGGAGCGCCTCGGCATCCTTCGCGCCGCCAAGTCCATCGCGATCGTCGGTGCCTCACCCAACCCGGCGCGCTCGAGCTACTTCGTCGGCACCTACCTGCTGCAATCGAGCGACTACGACGTGTACTTCGTGAACCCCAACGCGGACGAGATCCTCGGCCACAAGGCCTATCCGGACCTCGCGTCGCTGCCCGTCGTACCCGACATCGTCGACGTGTTCCGCAAGGCGAGCGACATCCCCTCCGTCATGGACGACGCGCTCGCGATCGGCGCCAAAACCGTGTGGGTGCAGCTCGGAATTTGGAACCAAGAAGCGGCGGAGTACGGCGAGAGCAAGGGCCTCACCGTTGTCATGGACCGCTGCATCAAGGTCGAGCACGCCCGCTTCCACGGTGGCCTCCACCTCCTCGGGTTTGACACGGGTGTCATCACGGCGAGGAAGACCGTCCGCTAG
- a CDS encoding sulfurtransferase codes for MSGPLIESPLVSTQWLADHLGADDLVVLDASVVGYTQPNGAAGYLSGHESYIMNGHVPGALFADVIEELSDPEGPYPFTRPDRERFERAVGALGINNETSVVVYDSLVGQWASRVWWLFRAFGYDRVAVLDGGFTRWTAQGRPTEIGHVSAEATEFVASERPELWIDRAGVEDIVAGRAEGALVCGTPAKEFAENHIEGSVSVPAGRLVDRSTNELLGDSELRGLLAPALAAGRVVVYCKGGIAATADALALTVVGHRNVVVYDESLNEWAA; via the coding sequence ATGTCAGGTCCCCTCATCGAGTCGCCTCTCGTCTCGACCCAATGGCTTGCGGATCACCTCGGAGCCGACGACCTCGTTGTGCTCGACGCGAGTGTGGTCGGGTACACACAACCGAATGGCGCCGCTGGCTATTTGAGCGGTCATGAGAGTTACATCATGAACGGCCACGTGCCGGGCGCGCTGTTCGCCGACGTCATCGAGGAGCTTTCCGACCCGGAGGGCCCGTACCCGTTCACGCGGCCCGATCGCGAGCGCTTCGAGCGTGCGGTGGGTGCGCTCGGCATCAACAACGAGACATCCGTTGTTGTGTACGACTCCCTCGTCGGCCAGTGGGCCTCACGCGTGTGGTGGCTGTTCCGTGCATTCGGGTACGACCGGGTGGCGGTGCTCGACGGCGGGTTCACGCGCTGGACTGCACAGGGGCGGCCGACCGAGATCGGGCACGTGTCGGCCGAGGCGACCGAGTTTGTCGCGTCCGAGCGCCCCGAACTGTGGATCGACCGCGCGGGGGTGGAGGACATCGTCGCCGGTCGCGCCGAGGGAGCTCTCGTCTGCGGCACGCCCGCCAAGGAGTTCGCGGAGAATCACATCGAGGGCAGCGTGAGCGTGCCGGCGGGCCGCCTCGTTGATCGGTCGACGAATGAGCTCCTGGGCGACAGTGAGCTTCGTGGTCTCCTTGCGCCGGCACTGGCCGCCGGTCGGGTGGTCGTCTACTGCAAGGGCGGTATTGCGGCGACCGCGGACGCCCTCGCCCTCACCGTTGTGGGGCATAGGAACGTCGTTGTCTACGACGAATCGCTCAACGAGTGGGCCGCCTAG
- a CDS encoding glycosyltransferase family 2 protein gives MLSSPGAPARRRQWGAETRTRPLSTVHPTPSTLKVTLGGVAIAFTVVAWIAYVLTTVVRQFFDDGPVSFQFTMETISYLVVVSFLTFSALMYLIARQGALLRFGTHSRAPRAQLDRHFTHNQRPMTVLVPSYAEEPDVVSKTLWSAALQEYPALRVVLLVDDPTYPTDPAIAARLEQTRGLAAGIQAELAVPAARFNEALIDAEIESHRDELSPRAVQELVEHYSWAAQWLRAKAASHEGNDHVDEFFTAQVLGALAEELELTASALDAADRSGERLPDVRLLELYRRLAWTFSAELDTFERKRYASLSHEANKAMNLNSYIGLMGADYRVEETPLGSILVPDETGDVHIPDADYLLTLDADSLLLRDYCLRLVYLLEQPENARVAVTQTPYSAFRGAPTRIERLAGATTDLQHILHQGFTYFGATFWVGANAVIRKRALADIVEVEYHNGFPVSRFVQDRTVIEDTESSVDLAAHGWTLVNYPERLSYSATPPDFGSLIVQRRRWANGGLLILPKLWSYVRAQRARGERVRVTELALRTNYMASIAWASFGLLFLLAYPYDSRLLSPIILLAALPYFLAMASDLRYTGYRARDIFWIYGFNLILLPVNLAGVLKSIQQAITNQKIPFARTPKVKNRTAAPFLYVIVPLLIVAFSVLTFVRDYAVGNWGNAAFAGINAVLALAAIVSYIGIGHSIVDLWFGAIRMLYVPDRRAGAVSTGDLDWRAVLHYGADGATSSPIVPVDIAPTREPLGVSR, from the coding sequence ATGCTCTCATCGCCGGGCGCGCCAGCGCGCCGTCGGCAGTGGGGCGCGGAGACCCGAACCCGCCCCCTGTCCACCGTTCACCCCACCCCGTCCACCCTCAAAGTCACGCTCGGCGGTGTTGCCATCGCGTTCACCGTCGTCGCGTGGATCGCCTACGTGCTGACAACCGTCGTCCGACAGTTCTTCGACGACGGACCCGTGAGCTTCCAGTTCACGATGGAGACCATCTCCTACCTAGTTGTCGTGAGCTTCCTGACGTTCTCGGCCTTGATGTATCTCATTGCTCGCCAGGGCGCGTTGCTGCGATTCGGCACACACTCCCGTGCGCCGCGCGCGCAACTGGACCGGCACTTCACCCACAACCAGCGCCCCATGACCGTGCTCGTGCCGTCGTACGCCGAAGAGCCCGACGTGGTGAGCAAAACGCTGTGGTCCGCGGCGCTGCAGGAGTACCCGGCCCTGCGCGTGGTGCTGCTCGTCGACGACCCCACGTACCCGACCGACCCGGCGATCGCTGCGCGACTGGAGCAGACTCGTGGCCTCGCGGCGGGCATCCAGGCCGAACTGGCCGTCCCTGCTGCACGCTTCAACGAGGCCCTCATCGACGCTGAGATCGAATCGCACCGCGATGAGCTGAGCCCTCGCGCCGTGCAGGAACTCGTCGAGCACTACTCGTGGGCGGCGCAGTGGCTCCGCGCGAAGGCAGCGAGCCACGAGGGCAACGACCACGTCGACGAGTTCTTCACGGCGCAGGTGCTCGGCGCTCTCGCCGAGGAGCTCGAGCTCACGGCATCCGCACTCGATGCCGCCGACCGGTCGGGCGAGCGCCTCCCCGACGTGCGACTGCTTGAGCTCTACCGTCGTCTCGCCTGGACGTTCTCTGCCGAACTCGACACGTTCGAACGCAAGCGCTACGCGTCGCTCAGCCACGAAGCGAACAAGGCGATGAACCTCAACTCCTACATCGGCCTCATGGGTGCCGACTACCGGGTCGAGGAGACACCGCTCGGCTCGATCCTCGTGCCGGACGAGACCGGCGATGTCCACATCCCGGATGCCGACTACCTCCTGACCCTCGACGCCGACTCGCTGCTCCTCCGCGACTACTGCCTGCGGCTCGTCTACTTGCTGGAGCAACCCGAGAACGCACGTGTCGCGGTGACGCAGACACCGTACTCGGCCTTCCGTGGGGCACCGACGCGTATCGAGCGACTGGCGGGCGCCACGACCGATCTGCAGCACATCCTCCACCAGGGGTTCACCTACTTCGGTGCAACCTTCTGGGTTGGTGCGAACGCGGTCATCCGCAAACGGGCGCTCGCCGACATCGTCGAGGTCGAGTACCACAACGGCTTCCCGGTTTCGCGCTTCGTCCAGGACCGCACGGTCATCGAGGACACCGAGTCGAGTGTCGATCTCGCGGCACACGGATGGACCCTCGTGAACTACCCGGAACGCCTCAGCTACAGCGCAACCCCACCCGACTTCGGCTCGCTCATCGTTCAGCGTCGTCGCTGGGCCAACGGCGGTCTGCTCATCCTCCCGAAGCTGTGGAGCTACGTGCGAGCTCAGCGCGCCCGCGGCGAGCGTGTGCGCGTCACCGAACTCGCTCTACGCACCAACTACATGGCATCGATTGCGTGGGCGAGCTTCGGCCTGCTCTTTTTGCTCGCGTACCCCTACGACAGCAGACTCCTGAGCCCGATCATCCTGCTCGCGGCGCTGCCGTACTTCCTCGCGATGGCCAGCGACCTTCGGTACACCGGCTACCGTGCCCGGGACATTTTCTGGATCTACGGCTTCAACCTGATCCTGCTCCCGGTCAACCTCGCGGGCGTGCTCAAGTCGATCCAACAGGCGATCACGAACCAGAAGATCCCCTTCGCACGCACCCCGAAGGTCAAGAACCGTACCGCGGCGCCGTTCCTCTACGTCATCGTGCCGCTGCTCATCGTGGCGTTCTCTGTGCTCACGTTCGTGCGCGACTACGCGGTCGGAAACTGGGGTAACGCAGCCTTCGCCGGCATCAACGCCGTGCTCGCCCTCGCTGCGATCGTCTCCTACATCGGCATCGGTCACTCGATCGTCGACCTCTGGTTCGGCGCGATCCGCATGCTCTATGTGCCCGATCGCCGAGCTGGCGCTGTCTCGACGGGCGACCTCGATTGGCGAGCCGTGCTGCACTATGGCGCTGACGGCGCGACGTCCTCGCCGATCGTGCCCGTGGACATCGCACCGACACGCGAGCCGCTCGGGGTGTCCCGATGA